The Grimontia kaedaensis genome has a window encoding:
- a CDS encoding YbhB/YbcL family Raf kinase inhibitor-like protein: protein MNPKLMAAFSLFAAISASAMTLTSPQVTEGESLKKGQIFNGWGCKGNNHSPELKWVDPPEGTKSYAVTMYDPDAPTGSGWWHWVMINIPADVQYLKLNAGEEGGNHMPKGAQMQRNDFGVVGFGGACPPPKASKHNYEITVFALDVEKLDVPAEGSPALAGYNILQHRIGEAQLIAPTNARD from the coding sequence ATGAATCCTAAATTGATGGCGGCTTTTTCTCTGTTTGCAGCGATAAGTGCATCTGCCATGACGCTGACAAGCCCGCAGGTCACAGAAGGAGAGTCACTCAAGAAAGGTCAGATCTTTAATGGCTGGGGCTGCAAGGGAAACAATCATTCTCCAGAGTTGAAATGGGTCGACCCGCCGGAAGGCACCAAAAGCTATGCGGTGACTATGTACGACCCGGATGCACCAACTGGTAGCGGCTGGTGGCACTGGGTGATGATAAACATCCCTGCCGATGTGCAATATCTAAAACTTAATGCCGGAGAAGAGGGCGGAAATCACATGCCAAAAGGCGCGCAAATGCAGCGCAACGATTTTGGCGTTGTCGGTTTTGGTGGGGCATGTCCTCCACCCAAAGCTTCCAAGCATAACTACGAGATTACTGTCTTTGCGTTAGATGTGGAGAAACTGGATGTACCCGCCGAAGGCTCTCCAGCATTGGCTGGATATAACATCCTTCAACACCGAATTGGAGAAGCACAATTAATTGCACCAACGAATGCCAGAGACTGA
- the yqfB gene encoding N(4)-acetylcytidine aminohydrolase, which yields MNQAPTKITFFEWLTPLVASGKKTITIRDESESHYVPGTRVDVHTLEKDEYVCQIDIVSVEKIGFDDINEEHAAQEFIPLEELKPLIRKIYPNDEDFYVITYTLVA from the coding sequence GTGAATCAGGCACCAACTAAAATCACTTTCTTTGAATGGCTGACGCCGCTTGTCGCATCAGGAAAGAAAACCATCACTATTCGCGATGAATCAGAAAGTCACTATGTGCCGGGAACGCGCGTCGATGTTCACACGCTGGAGAAGGACGAATACGTCTGCCAGATTGATATCGTGTCAGTAGAAAAAATTGGTTTTGATGACATCAACGAAGAGCACGCTGCTCAGGAATTCATTCCGCTGGAAGAATTAAAGCCGTTGATACGCAAAATCTACCCAAACGATGAAGATTTCTACGTGATCACCTATACGCTGGTCGCCTAA
- a CDS encoding cysteine desulfurase-like protein: protein MSSYSPLNRNNIDALRAQFPALQREVKGVTPVYLDGPGGTQMPDSVIDAFSAYLKGGNSNLGGKFQVSQETVDLVTKARESAAALLGSEPNEVFFGANMTSVTFSFSRALSQQWEEGDEVIVSVADHGANRSSWIMAAQDRGVTVHHLPIKDHSGTLDLNTLETLLSEKTKLVAVTAASNITGTITDLEAVIAKSHAVGAKVFVDAVHLLPHQLVDVKALDVDFLAGSAYKFYGPHLGFLYGKFDMLSAVTPYKVEPAPSFAPNCFETGTLNFEALSAFVASVEYLASLGDGDTLRSQLADGYNNLHQYESALSAYFHEKLQNVDSAELFGLDGVEGRTATFALRFGDRDPMEIAEVLGKQQIYVWSGHLYADKLTDAFGVTEKGGILRVGLMHYNTFEEIDRFFEALKSIL, encoded by the coding sequence ATGTCTTCGTATTCACCGCTTAACCGTAACAATATCGATGCATTAAGAGCCCAATTCCCTGCGTTGCAGCGAGAAGTCAAAGGCGTTACTCCGGTTTACCTTGATGGTCCCGGTGGCACACAAATGCCAGATTCCGTTATTGATGCGTTCAGCGCGTACCTGAAAGGCGGCAACTCAAACCTTGGCGGGAAATTCCAGGTCAGCCAGGAAACAGTCGACTTAGTGACCAAAGCCCGTGAAAGTGCCGCAGCACTATTAGGCTCTGAACCCAATGAAGTCTTTTTCGGGGCGAACATGACGTCAGTGACGTTCAGCTTTAGCCGCGCATTGAGCCAGCAATGGGAGGAAGGCGATGAAGTGATCGTGTCTGTCGCGGATCATGGTGCTAACCGATCAAGCTGGATCATGGCCGCCCAAGATCGTGGTGTGACGGTTCACCATCTGCCGATCAAAGATCACTCCGGAACACTGGATTTAAATACGCTTGAGACCCTACTCAGCGAGAAAACCAAACTGGTGGCTGTTACGGCAGCGAGCAATATTACGGGCACCATCACTGACCTAGAAGCTGTGATTGCAAAAAGTCATGCTGTGGGTGCAAAAGTATTTGTTGATGCCGTGCATTTGCTTCCTCACCAACTGGTGGATGTGAAAGCGTTGGATGTTGATTTCCTCGCGGGGTCTGCCTACAAGTTTTATGGGCCTCACCTTGGCTTTCTTTACGGAAAGTTCGACATGCTTTCGGCTGTGACGCCTTACAAAGTGGAGCCAGCTCCAAGCTTTGCCCCTAATTGCTTTGAAACCGGTACGTTGAATTTCGAAGCGTTAAGCGCCTTCGTCGCTTCGGTAGAGTATTTAGCCTCATTGGGTGATGGCGATACGCTTCGTAGTCAGTTGGCAGATGGCTACAATAACCTCCATCAATACGAGTCCGCACTTTCGGCTTATTTCCATGAGAAACTTCAGAACGTCGACAGTGCAGAACTCTTTGGCCTTGATGGAGTGGAAGGACGAACAGCGACGTTTGCACTTCGCTTCGGCGACCGTGATCCCATGGAGATTGCAGAAGTTCTGGGTAAGCAGCAAATCTATGTCTGGAGTGGCCACCTGTACGCAGACAAATTGACCGATGCGTTTGGAGTGACAGAGAAAGGCGGCATCCTCCGCGTGGGGCTGATGCACTACAACACCTTCGAGGAAATTGATCGTTTCTTTGAGGCGTTGAAAAGCATCCTGTAG
- a CDS encoding 2OG-Fe dioxygenase family protein, which produces MQNKFLIEAFQTPENVASTLLPYFSELPKDPYVDSDVRFRSYARFSLSDKGDIVRLPHAPFMQSSEVNRVVGDIERHFEPMSDEMIDLAEFQHLLKSFASATGLEHSGANIDVHQIRVTCSASDTSAPAPEGIHQDGFRFVGIFCVQRKNIAGGFTQIFSSPVDQHPHLNTVLEPNQFIILDDQRYYHHISETLSSNRGEEGVRDVFVFTA; this is translated from the coding sequence ATGCAAAACAAGTTTCTGATTGAAGCCTTCCAAACCCCGGAGAATGTTGCTTCGACCTTGCTCCCTTACTTCAGTGAGCTACCCAAAGATCCCTATGTCGATAGCGATGTCCGTTTCCGAAGCTATGCCCGTTTTTCGCTCTCAGACAAAGGCGATATTGTCCGTTTACCCCATGCGCCGTTCATGCAGTCATCTGAGGTAAACCGGGTAGTGGGTGATATTGAACGCCACTTTGAACCTATGTCTGACGAAATGATAGACCTGGCCGAGTTCCAGCACTTGCTGAAGTCCTTTGCCAGTGCCACTGGGCTTGAACACTCTGGCGCTAACATCGACGTGCATCAGATCCGCGTGACCTGTTCGGCAAGCGATACCAGCGCGCCAGCGCCGGAGGGTATTCATCAGGATGGCTTCCGCTTTGTAGGCATTTTCTGTGTGCAGCGTAAGAACATTGCTGGTGGTTTCACTCAGATTTTCTCATCACCTGTGGATCAACACCCACATCTGAATACTGTGCTGGAGCCAAACCAATTCATCATTCTGGATGACCAGCGTTACTATCACCATATCTCAGAAACACTGTCGAGTAACCGAGGCGAGGAGGGAGTGCGCGATGTCTTCGTATTCACCGCTTAA
- a CDS encoding GNAT family N-acetyltransferase, with protein sequence MTLECRVVAHIEEFGEKAWDTLLADDYPFLRYAFLKTFETSQTISGKSGWYAQYIGVFRDDELIGAAPCYLKTHPYGEYVFDWSWAEAYEDAGLEYYPKVICAVPFTPASGPRLLVSKSEDDLEIRRYLMGAMHSLAEKLECSGIHILFPPKTLIEESQPIGFLERRAVQFHWFNRDYRTFDDFLDTLTSRKRKNIRKERKSIVAQGVSVEVVEGHEVTAEQLSRFYQFYQRTYLKRSGHTGYLNQDFFEQLVFAIPDALVLVFGFVDGERVAGSLYFRSEETLYGRYWGCLAEFENLHFELCYYQGIEYCIANRISRFDAGAQGEHKLLRGFEPVITHSLHHLRHQGFHQAIEDYLQREHGLIQGYYEDALAHLPFKQISDSQ encoded by the coding sequence ATGACATTGGAATGCCGGGTTGTAGCCCACATTGAAGAGTTCGGTGAAAAAGCCTGGGATACGCTGCTCGCTGACGATTATCCTTTTCTTCGCTATGCCTTTCTAAAAACGTTCGAAACCAGCCAAACAATTAGTGGAAAAAGCGGCTGGTACGCCCAATATATTGGTGTTTTCCGCGACGATGAACTGATAGGTGCGGCACCTTGCTACCTCAAAACTCACCCTTATGGAGAGTATGTCTTTGACTGGTCGTGGGCAGAAGCTTATGAAGATGCGGGCTTGGAATACTACCCTAAGGTTATTTGTGCTGTGCCGTTTACTCCAGCATCAGGCCCGCGCCTTTTAGTGTCAAAGAGCGAAGATGACTTAGAAATTCGCCGATACCTAATGGGGGCCATGCATTCACTCGCCGAAAAACTCGAATGTTCGGGTATTCACATTCTTTTCCCGCCAAAAACTTTGATTGAAGAAAGTCAGCCTATAGGTTTCTTGGAAAGACGCGCCGTTCAGTTTCATTGGTTTAACCGCGACTACAGAACATTTGATGACTTTCTGGATACCCTCACTTCCCGCAAACGCAAGAATATCCGAAAAGAGCGCAAAAGCATTGTCGCTCAAGGCGTCTCAGTCGAAGTTGTTGAAGGACATGAGGTGACAGCAGAACAGCTGAGTCGGTTCTATCAATTCTACCAACGCACTTATCTCAAACGCTCGGGCCACACTGGCTACCTGAACCAGGACTTCTTCGAACAGCTCGTGTTTGCAATACCCGACGCTTTGGTATTGGTGTTTGGTTTCGTTGACGGAGAACGTGTTGCTGGCTCATTGTATTTTCGCTCTGAAGAAACCTTGTATGGGCGTTACTGGGGCTGCTTGGCAGAGTTTGAGAACCTTCACTTTGAACTTTGCTATTACCAGGGCATCGAATACTGCATTGCCAATAGAATCTCCCGTTTTGATGCAGGGGCACAAGGCGAACACAAGCTGCTTAGAGGGTTTGAGCCAGTCATCACCCACTCGCTTCATCATTTGCGTCACCAAGGCTTCCATCAAGCAATCGAAGATTATCTGCAACGAGAGCACGGACTAATTCAGGGTTACTATGAGGATGCACTGGCTCATTTGCCTTTCAAACAAATATCAGACTCACAATGA
- a CDS encoding DUF6151 family protein produces the protein MTDLTLRCECGELEGTLKRVSPQSGNHMVCYCDDCQGFAKHVGNEEKWLDEWGGTDIFQLAPADVVIDKGAEQLRCVRMTPGGIYRFYTACCQTPIANTISRKHPFVGIPTAAIHGAKKEEALGQVKCYVMGSFAKGTPPTKPHPKFSMKSLVAVVGFMLKNKIKGRHVPTPFFKDDGKSISPPDQTINRD, from the coding sequence ATGACAGATCTCACCCTGCGCTGCGAATGTGGCGAGCTAGAAGGAACGCTAAAGCGAGTGTCACCTCAATCGGGCAACCATATGGTTTGCTATTGTGATGACTGTCAAGGGTTTGCCAAACATGTGGGGAACGAAGAAAAGTGGTTGGATGAATGGGGTGGCACAGACATTTTTCAGCTTGCTCCTGCCGATGTTGTGATTGATAAAGGTGCTGAACAGCTTCGGTGTGTTCGAATGACCCCAGGCGGTATCTACCGCTTTTATACCGCTTGTTGCCAAACGCCGATTGCCAACACCATCAGTCGTAAACACCCTTTCGTCGGTATTCCTACAGCCGCTATTCATGGCGCAAAAAAGGAAGAAGCACTAGGACAAGTGAAATGTTATGTCATGGGCTCTTTTGCAAAAGGAACACCACCAACAAAACCTCACCCTAAGTTTTCCATGAAGTCACTCGTTGCGGTGGTCGGCTTTATGCTGAAAAACAAAATCAAAGGCAGGCATGTCCCAACCCCGTTTTTTAAAGATGATGGGAAATCGATATCGCCTCCCGACCAAACTATTAACCGGGATTGA
- a CDS encoding GGDEF domain-containing protein, whose amino-acid sequence MTFRKLNIILVVLALSVGAISVFHNVHQAEYVREMNESWNQASVETMQIALDLSALERSFGYVGFIHHLKNYVLRRDDTYYFDATESYWQTVDALRRLMMSELPERDRMDLLVVQRTLNAYFRKLNDLYLNRADLSAVDADRYVAVDDTKAREALVRLREDLIPNLQNQYYQTAASNQDNAFWILLSSTHPLLIILAFAFSISVISRKVLMRAKEIDTIFNSSPDAFIYSNSNGQILRTNKMATKIFGYSEEELREMRIEDLVDSALRDSHRKLREKFVSEKGSRVMGAGNSKIMGLTKTGVHVPLNVSISSFSLGRHKGIIATARDMTTMNKLQLDTTHDALTGVFNRRHIEVRLDDEVKRAKRYGRGLSVFIVDLDNFKGLNDSEGHLAGDRGLTVAAEHLRLQLRKHDHVGRWGGDEFLVVCPEINQEDATEIADRIRRRFEDLDFPWHCKLTMSIGIATLQPNSATVTTQNLFDEADQALYVAKERGRNRVEHFAELQRPKCIK is encoded by the coding sequence ATGACATTCCGGAAGTTGAACATTATATTGGTCGTGCTGGCGCTCTCCGTCGGTGCGATTTCGGTGTTTCATAATGTTCACCAAGCAGAGTATGTTCGCGAGATGAACGAGTCTTGGAATCAAGCGTCTGTTGAAACGATGCAGATTGCGCTCGACCTTTCTGCCCTTGAGCGATCTTTTGGCTATGTCGGTTTCATCCACCATCTTAAAAACTATGTACTACGTCGTGATGATACCTACTACTTCGACGCGACAGAGAGCTATTGGCAAACAGTGGATGCGCTGCGACGCTTGATGATGTCTGAACTCCCGGAACGCGACCGCATGGATTTGCTTGTTGTCCAAAGAACCCTGAATGCCTACTTTCGTAAACTCAACGATCTCTACCTGAACCGTGCCGATCTTTCCGCCGTGGATGCTGATAGATATGTGGCAGTGGATGACACGAAAGCCCGGGAGGCTTTGGTCAGGCTGCGAGAAGATCTTATCCCAAACCTTCAAAACCAGTATTACCAGACAGCTGCGAGTAATCAGGACAATGCTTTTTGGATATTACTGAGTAGTACTCATCCTTTGCTGATCATCCTTGCGTTCGCTTTCTCTATTTCTGTGATCAGCCGAAAAGTACTGATGCGTGCAAAAGAGATAGATACGATTTTTAATTCCTCTCCAGATGCGTTTATCTATTCGAATTCGAATGGGCAGATCCTCAGAACGAACAAAATGGCGACAAAGATTTTTGGTTACAGTGAGGAAGAGCTGCGGGAAATGAGAATCGAAGATCTGGTGGATTCCGCTCTCCGAGATAGCCATAGAAAGCTTCGGGAAAAGTTTGTCAGTGAAAAAGGAAGCCGGGTGATGGGGGCCGGTAACTCCAAGATCATGGGTTTAACTAAGACAGGGGTTCATGTTCCTCTCAATGTGTCTATCTCCTCATTTAGCTTAGGTCGACATAAGGGCATCATCGCGACCGCCCGTGACATGACCACCATGAATAAGCTCCAGCTTGATACCACTCATGACGCGCTAACCGGGGTGTTTAATCGGCGCCACATTGAAGTTCGGCTAGATGATGAGGTGAAGCGGGCAAAACGCTATGGCAGGGGGTTATCTGTCTTCATTGTGGATTTAGACAACTTCAAAGGGCTCAACGATTCTGAAGGGCATCTCGCGGGAGATAGAGGATTGACCGTAGCCGCTGAACACCTTCGTTTGCAGTTGAGAAAGCACGATCACGTCGGCCGCTGGGGCGGCGATGAGTTTTTAGTCGTTTGTCCTGAAATTAATCAGGAGGATGCCACAGAGATTGCTGACCGTATTCGGCGGCGGTTCGAAGACCTTGATTTTCCTTGGCACTGTAAACTGACCATGAGCATCGGTATTGCTACGCTACAGCCAAACTCTGCGACGGTAACGACGCAAAACCTTTTCGACGAGGCAGATCAAGCGCTATATGTCGCCAAGGAAAGAGGGCGAAACCGTGTTGAGCACTTCGCAGAGCTTCAGCGTCCGAAATGCATCAAATAG
- a CDS encoding NADH:ubiquinone oxidoreductase — MAFFAVIFLSVVGGILAGDHFHSFMVGFSLATVAVGCCYWLSFRHTKYPQLALLLLISGFAVKLGITVFGVMWSLERELITSPFVFALSYLFFSLVATYGYFKYREFWNKRMEAVKAKLQTT; from the coding sequence ATGGCCTTTTTTGCGGTTATTTTTCTTTCAGTTGTTGGTGGTATCCTCGCGGGCGATCACTTCCATTCTTTTATGGTGGGCTTCTCGCTGGCAACGGTAGCTGTTGGGTGTTGTTATTGGCTGAGTTTCCGTCACACCAAATACCCTCAACTGGCTCTCCTGTTACTGATTTCAGGTTTTGCGGTTAAGCTGGGTATCACGGTGTTTGGGGTGATGTGGAGCCTGGAGCGTGAGCTGATTACCTCACCGTTCGTTTTCGCACTGTCTTACCTGTTCTTCTCTTTGGTAGCGACCTACGGTTACTTCAAGTACAGAGAGTTTTGGAACAAAAGAATGGAAGCAGTGAAAGCGAAACTGCAGACGACCTAA
- a CDS encoding sensor domain-containing diguanylate cyclase, with protein MLKSLSKSRQSIQSKLSAIVLGVSLVFALVSVTVQLGITYSHTVDWTTKSLEKRVKSTISTISYSLKQDDLTLLVRQIQQLADMPYVSNVYLIGDDGQQYWADNASRSKTDEHFMHHDLFYQGKDIGDLEIYLDYDAIKDDAFQSATPSALIYIFEAMLVAFLLIVIVRRTFTRRIRALVESVDRIDLNRVNKFAIPEKLTSSEDELGQVARSIQELYMRIRGDFVHNKLKERTLKQHKSLLAEEVSVRAQELEWQNLANKLLADLSLRLLKGHKTNVEHDVRICMPTLAKLFESDHVFWLSIDQERVSYRASYPVDSHEPSIDFSDNYKVKRWLMEAHEVATVDINNIDENAIAERDFLEHLGVHSLSMFPLTDGRKSFGLVATTTNHRSMRWNENKSLLLKRFATMLSELTIRERDHLAMTELQEELIMANERLRLEAETDELTRLLNRRPFSRLFSTALYDAEDENASVTILMIDIDHFKAYNDIYGHLQGDKVLSFVARAMDKVAKEYHAPLARFGGEEFAMLLPKSDEDSAQHVAWELCQTIRDLCIPHQGSANSGIITISIGGIICKPTPDTQPNQLLESADQCLYKAKRAGRNRAELKRYNASTEEVV; from the coding sequence ATGCTAAAAAGTCTTTCCAAATCACGTCAGAGCATCCAATCCAAGCTTTCCGCCATCGTCCTTGGCGTTAGCCTTGTGTTTGCTTTAGTCTCAGTGACTGTTCAGCTCGGCATTACCTACAGCCACACTGTAGATTGGACGACCAAATCTCTCGAAAAGCGCGTTAAGAGTACAATCAGCACTATCAGTTATTCCCTCAAGCAAGATGACCTGACACTGCTTGTTCGCCAAATACAGCAACTGGCTGATATGCCTTATGTCAGCAATGTGTACCTCATCGGTGATGACGGCCAACAATACTGGGCTGACAATGCCTCACGCAGCAAAACTGATGAACATTTCATGCACCACGATTTGTTTTATCAGGGCAAAGACATTGGCGATTTGGAAATCTACCTGGATTATGACGCAATCAAAGACGATGCCTTCCAGAGCGCCACACCCTCTGCACTTATCTATATTTTCGAAGCCATGTTGGTGGCTTTCCTGCTGATTGTTATCGTCCGCCGTACTTTTACCCGCCGAATCCGCGCGCTGGTTGAAAGCGTTGACCGCATCGATCTCAACCGAGTGAACAAGTTTGCAATTCCTGAAAAATTGACCAGCAGCGAAGACGAACTCGGTCAGGTGGCGCGTTCTATCCAAGAGCTTTATATGCGTATACGTGGCGACTTCGTGCATAACAAGCTGAAAGAGCGCACGCTTAAACAACATAAGTCCTTGCTGGCGGAAGAGGTATCGGTACGTGCGCAGGAATTAGAGTGGCAAAATCTAGCTAACAAACTGCTCGCTGATCTTTCCCTTCGTTTGCTCAAGGGCCACAAAACCAATGTGGAGCATGATGTACGTATCTGCATGCCAACACTGGCAAAGCTGTTTGAATCAGACCATGTGTTCTGGCTTTCCATCGATCAAGAAAGAGTTTCCTATCGCGCGTCTTACCCCGTCGACAGTCACGAACCCTCCATTGATTTCAGCGATAACTACAAAGTAAAACGTTGGCTGATGGAAGCGCATGAAGTTGCGACTGTGGATATTAACAATATTGATGAAAACGCTATTGCGGAGCGTGATTTCCTTGAGCACTTGGGCGTTCACAGCCTTTCTATGTTCCCCCTGACTGATGGCCGCAAGAGCTTTGGCCTGGTTGCAACAACCACTAATCACCGTTCAATGCGGTGGAACGAAAACAAAAGCCTGCTGTTGAAACGTTTTGCCACCATGCTGAGTGAATTGACGATCCGTGAGCGTGATCATTTGGCGATGACCGAGCTGCAGGAAGAGCTCATCATGGCGAACGAAAGGTTGCGTTTGGAAGCGGAAACCGATGAGCTGACAAGACTGCTTAACCGACGTCCATTTAGTCGACTGTTCAGTACTGCGCTATACGATGCGGAGGATGAAAATGCCTCGGTCACCATCCTGATGATCGATATTGACCACTTCAAAGCCTACAACGATATCTACGGCCACCTTCAAGGTGATAAAGTGCTGAGCTTTGTTGCACGCGCTATGGACAAAGTAGCGAAGGAATACCACGCACCATTGGCAAGATTTGGTGGTGAAGAGTTTGCGATGCTATTACCAAAAAGTGATGAAGATTCCGCTCAGCACGTGGCGTGGGAGCTTTGCCAGACAATTCGCGACTTATGCATTCCCCATCAGGGTAGCGCAAACAGTGGCATTATCACTATTAGTATCGGCGGCATCATCTGTAAGCCGACGCCTGACACCCAGCCAAACCAATTGTTGGAATCTGCTGACCAGTGTCTCTACAAGGCTAAACGTGCAGGGCGAAATCGCGCAGAGCTCAAACGCTACAATGCGTCGACTGAAGAAGTGGTCTAG
- a CDS encoding glycosyltransferase has translation MGSVIPPRQICHIVSSLNDTAQNDLVFANIRQFPQPHYEHTLVVLKKSKVQPVKLPRQVSCLELALKGSLIRRLRECHKALSALKPDVCQTYGDTTFPLQWLAHRLDIPVKLHIHTDSIDRPNRFGRALRQWKYRLFSHSADFVVTTEDTGLVWLEEKVGLEPGKAHLIRTGIDNRHHCPPLREVDPSITNHFVGTVPIPTQRFVVGVPVSGFSKSTVLSFLDEYMAARKQSPAFARECLILLLGNSPHLRAYRNVLDSFSVTEESVRLYSHLSDNDRFYSHIDALVSLSNETQTPVALLQAMSMGLPVVTNRSESGQSEGDHPLRWQVAKNDPLMQYQLLTLFSDSRLRLKLGQASRNYIMQKHNHHEHRIRYRALYELARQNTPVLHGEEMPTPRITPSQLNR, from the coding sequence ATGGGGTCTGTCATACCACCAAGACAAATCTGCCATATCGTCAGCTCGCTGAATGATACCGCGCAGAATGATCTGGTTTTTGCCAACATTCGCCAGTTTCCCCAACCGCATTATGAGCACACACTTGTTGTACTGAAGAAATCCAAAGTGCAACCCGTAAAGCTGCCTAGGCAGGTTAGCTGTCTGGAGCTAGCCCTGAAAGGATCACTCATTCGCCGCCTTCGTGAATGCCACAAAGCCCTTTCAGCACTGAAGCCGGATGTTTGCCAAACTTATGGCGATACCACTTTCCCACTCCAATGGCTGGCGCACCGTCTCGATATTCCGGTGAAGCTTCATATTCACACAGACAGTATTGATCGCCCGAATAGGTTTGGTCGCGCTTTACGCCAATGGAAATACCGCTTGTTTTCCCACTCCGCTGACTTTGTCGTTACTACTGAGGATACTGGATTAGTTTGGTTGGAAGAAAAAGTGGGGCTGGAGCCCGGCAAGGCACACCTTATCCGCACAGGCATCGACAACCGTCATCACTGTCCGCCACTTCGTGAAGTCGACCCAAGCATCACTAATCATTTTGTTGGTACGGTGCCAATCCCTACACAACGTTTTGTAGTGGGTGTTCCAGTCTCTGGGTTCAGTAAATCGACTGTCTTGTCTTTTTTAGATGAGTACATGGCGGCGAGAAAGCAGTCACCAGCATTCGCCCGTGAGTGCTTAATACTGTTACTGGGTAACAGCCCTCACCTTCGTGCTTACCGAAATGTACTGGACAGTTTCAGTGTTACAGAAGAAAGTGTGAGGTTGTATAGCCACCTTTCCGATAACGACCGTTTTTACAGCCATATAGATGCGCTTGTCAGCCTCAGCAATGAGACGCAAACACCAGTCGCTTTGCTGCAAGCAATGTCAATGGGGTTGCCCGTTGTTACCAACCGTTCAGAATCCGGTCAAAGTGAAGGTGATCATCCCCTTCGTTGGCAAGTGGCCAAAAATGATCCACTCATGCAGTATCAGCTCCTTACACTGTTTTCAGACAGTCGCTTACGTCTGAAGCTCGGCCAAGCCTCCCGCAACTACATCATGCAGAAGCATAACCACCATGAACACCGCATTCGTTACCGCGCATTGTACGAACTCGCAAGGCAAAATACGCCTGTACTGCACGGAGAAGAAATGCCAACCCCAAGAATTACCCCATCTCAGCTAAACCGCTGA
- a CDS encoding response regulator — MKILVVDDMTSMRHVMLNLLRSIGYLDLEEATNGWQAFQMMQKTAYDLLITDLNMPKMDGRELLQEVRGNEKLSRTPVLIVSCEQDKNKVKELLQHGVNGFVIKPFNGITLQKQLNRIERQQTMEKEKAEKKGWISGG; from the coding sequence ATGAAAATTTTGGTTGTTGATGACATGACTTCCATGCGGCACGTAATGTTAAATCTGCTTCGAAGTATTGGTTATCTTGATTTGGAAGAAGCTACCAATGGCTGGCAGGCATTTCAGATGATGCAGAAAACAGCTTACGATTTGCTGATCACCGATCTTAATATGCCCAAAATGGACGGTCGTGAACTGCTACAAGAGGTGCGCGGCAATGAGAAATTGTCCCGCACCCCCGTGCTAATTGTGTCCTGCGAACAAGATAAAAACAAAGTGAAAGAGCTGCTCCAGCATGGTGTAAATGGTTTTGTAATTAAACCCTTTAATGGTATCACTCTGCAGAAACAGCTTAACCGGATTGAACGCCAACAGACGATGGAAAAAGAGAAAGCAGAAAAGAAAGGCTGGATTAGCGGAGGTTAA
- a CDS encoding UTRA domain-containing protein — MQYIKITDAIREQIQSGQLAAGTKLPSERKLAEAFKTTRITLREALSLLEADGLIFREDRRGWFISQRPLIVNLSKPYDFTNISVSQGRKPSTEVLSSDSMMANKESSEALSLPPFSDVFRFERVHSVDGRPVMYAEHYIRAERVPNLLQHGLEGDLSELYNSQWQLRFTKSCYRLVSTTFDKDVALATRSTAGSPAMKITKVNLDESGVAQEVVFEYWRCTAIELEMEAAFNLR, encoded by the coding sequence TTGCAATACATTAAAATCACAGATGCTATCCGCGAACAAATTCAAAGCGGCCAGTTAGCTGCTGGTACCAAACTCCCTTCCGAAAGAAAACTGGCTGAAGCATTCAAAACCACACGCATAACTCTGCGGGAAGCGCTGTCCTTGCTAGAAGCAGATGGACTGATTTTTCGTGAGGATCGCCGAGGTTGGTTTATTTCCCAGCGTCCACTGATTGTGAACCTTTCTAAACCCTATGACTTTACCAATATCTCTGTTTCCCAAGGCAGAAAACCGTCGACAGAAGTTCTTTCCAGCGACAGTATGATGGCAAACAAAGAAAGCAGTGAGGCGTTATCCCTTCCACCTTTCTCTGATGTTTTTCGCTTTGAAAGGGTTCACAGTGTTGACGGACGCCCAGTCATGTATGCAGAGCATTACATCCGTGCAGAGCGTGTTCCAAACTTGTTGCAACATGGGTTAGAAGGTGATCTCTCTGAGCTTTACAATTCTCAGTGGCAGCTCCGTTTCACAAAGTCATGTTATCGATTAGTGTCGACGACGTTTGACAAGGATGTGGCGTTGGCGACTCGTTCAACAGCGGGATCTCCGGCCATGAAGATAACGAAGGTGAATCTCGATGAGTCTGGAGTTGCTCAGGAAGTGGTGTTTGAATATTGGCGTTGCACTGCGATAGAGCTGGAGATGGAAGCGGCGTTTAACCTCCGCTAA